GACATAGCCGGACTTCTGTAGCCGCTGCACCTGGCGGGTGACATGGGAGGCCTGCACGGCGAGCACCTCGGCGAGCTCCCCCGGGCGCAAGGGGTCGTGGTCGGCGATCTGGCGCAGCATCGCGACGGCGGCCCGGTCGAGCGGCACGCCCGCCACGGTGATCAGCCGGTCGTGCTGCCGGGCACGGGCGCCCAGGTAGGCGACCCGGGTGAGGGCCCGTTCCAGCTCGACCGCCGCGGGCGAGGCGGGCGGCACCGCCGGCTGCGCGTGGGACATGATCTCACCCTACCCTTCTGGTTGCCTAACTCAAGTAAATCATCTCGTTTGCTTGACTCAAGTAATCCAGATGTGTTTGCCTAACTCAAGCAATCCGGGAGTCGCCTTGAGCGGAGGCGGCCCCCGGCCGCCGAACCCGTGGGGACGGGGATCGGCGCGGTCCCCGGGCCCGGCAGCCGGCACACCCCGCCCGGCGCCGGGCCCCGGGACGCCTCCGACCTTCCACGCACGCTCGGCCGCCCCGGCCGCTTCTCCCCCGGCCGAGCACAGCTCCACGACACAGCTGCACGGCGTGGATCACCCGGGACGACAGACAGGACTCCTGCCATGAAGAACTCCGTACGAGCCGCGCTGGCCGGCGCGCTCGCCTGCGGCGTGCTCACCACCGCGATCGTGATCAGCAGGCACGACGGCTCTCCCGGATCCGCGCCGCCCGGCGGCCCGTACGTGGCGCTCGGCGACTCCTACACCGCCGGTCCCGAGATCCCGGGCCAGGGCGGCAGCCCCGCCGGCTGCGACCGCTCCGACCGCAACTACCCGGCGCTCGTCG
The sequence above is a segment of the Streptomyces asoensis genome. Coding sequences within it:
- a CDS encoding MarR family winged helix-turn-helix transcriptional regulator, whose amino-acid sequence is MSHAQPAVPPASPAAVELERALTRVAYLGARARQHDRLITVAGVPLDRAAVAMLRQIADHDPLRPGELAEVLAVQASHVTRQVQRLQKSGYVTRVADPDDSRARRIRLTPLGEDAVARLGEAGARGMQLVLADWSPGELRRLADLVHRLVDVFLAHPADEGHAFDTGTTTPTP